The Egicoccus sp. AB-alg2 nucleotide sequence TGCGCCACCAGCGCATCGATGCCGTCGAAGCGACGCTCGTCGCGGAGCCGGTGCTCGAACGTCACCTCGAGTTGGTGGCCGTAGAGGTCGGCGTCGGCGTCGAGGAGGTGCGCCTCGACCGTGCGCGTCGTCCCGGCGAAGGTCGGGCGCAACCCGACGTTGGTCACCGCCGGCCAGCGACGCCCGTCCGCACCGGCGGTCCCGGCATAGACGCCGTTGGCCGGCACGAGCCGGTCCGCCGGCACGTCCACGTTCGCCGTCGGGACGCCGATCGTGCGTCCCCGGCCGTCGCCGGGCACGACCTCGCCACGGACGTGGTAGGGGCGCCCGAGCGCCTGGTTGGCCCAATCGATTCGGCCCGCGGCGAGGTGCTCGCGGACGGCCGTGGACGAGATCGCGACCCCGTCGAGTTCCAGCAGCGTGACGGCCTCGACCTCGAATCCGTGCTGCTCGCCCTCCTGCACCAGCGTCACGACGTCACCGGCCGCCTTGTGCCCGAACCGGAAGTTGGTGCCGACGATGACCCGCCGGGCCCCCATCGGGCGAACCAGGACGTCGCGCACGAACGCCTGCGGGGTCAGCTGCGAGAGTTCGCGGGTGAAGGTCAGCACGACGACGAGGTCGACCCCGACCTCCAGCAGCCGGGCCACCCGCTCGTCGGTGGCCAGCAGCGTCGGCGGCTCGCTGCCCGGGCGCAGGACGGCCGCGGGGTGCGGGTCGAAGGTGACCGCCACCGCCCGGGCATCGCGGTCGTGGGCCGCGTCGACGGCACGACGCAGCAGCACCTGGTGGCCGCGATGGACCCCGTCGAAGTTGCCGATGGTGACCGCCGAGTCGACCGGGGTCAGCTCGGCGAGGTCGTGTACGTCCCCGTGGAACACCTCGCTCACGGGGCAGCCCTTCCGCTGTCGGTCGGATCGTCGACGGGTGCGGATCGTGCCGCATCCGCGGGGTCCGGCGCGACCCGTGGTGCGAGTTCCTCGGGCCGCGTCCACACCAGCTGCGAGCGGGCCCCGGGCCCACGGTCGGCGAAGACGCCCAGGAGGTGGCCGCCGTGGCGCACCGCGTAGTCACCGGTGCGGCCCTGCGCCGCCAGGGCCGGCTTGCCCTGGGTGAGCGCGAGCGCCAGGTCCGGGTCGTCGACGTCGACGGTCGGCAGGGCGCGGGCGATCGCCTCCTCCGGGCGCAGCAGCAGCCGGTCCAGGACGCCGTTCGCGCCGGCGTCGCGGACGGCGTCGAGGTCGTGGGCCTCGTCGACCGTGAAGGGGCCGTTCGCGACCCGGCGCAGGGAGGTCAGGCTCGCCCCGACACCGAGTTCGGCACCGACGTCGTGGGCCAGGGTGCGCACGTAGGTGCCGGCCGAGCAGGTGACGAGGAAGGACACGCGAGGATGATCCGGGTCGCTGTCGTCGTAGGCGTCGAGCACCAGGTCGTGGACCGTCACCGGACGGGCGTCGCGCTCGACCTCCTCGCCACGACGGGCGCGTTCGTGCAGCCGCTCGCCCGCGACCTTGACCGCCGAGACCATCGGCGGCACCTGGAGCAGTTCGCCCTGGAAGCGGGTCAGGGCCTCGCAGACCCGCCGTTCGTCGATACCCCGTGCCGGCACCCGCGCCAGCACCTCGCCCTCGGCGTCCTGCGTCGAGGTCACGACGCCAAGCACCATCTGCGCGGCATAGGTCTTGTGGCCGGCCTGCAGGTACTGCACCAGCCGGGTGGCGCGACCGAGGCAGACCACCAGCACGCCGGTGGCCGGCGGGTCGAGGGTGCCGGTGTGTCCCACCCGCCGTTGGCCGGCGGCGCGGCGCACGGCCTGCACGACGTCGTGGGAGGTCGGGCCGGCCGGCTTGTCGATCACCAGCACGCCGTCGCGGTCGTCCGGGCTGCGTCGCTTGCGGGGCATTCAGGCCCTCCGCAGCGCGTCGACGACCCCGGCGACGACCTCGTCGACCGTGCCGTCGGCGGTGAATCCGGCCGCGAAGGCGTGCCCGCCACCACCGAGCGACTCCGC carries:
- a CDS encoding bifunctional riboflavin kinase/FAD synthetase; translation: MSEVFHGDVHDLAELTPVDSAVTIGNFDGVHRGHQVLLRRAVDAAHDRDARAVAVTFDPHPAAVLRPGSEPPTLLATDERVARLLEVGVDLVVVLTFTRELSQLTPQAFVRDVLVRPMGARRVIVGTNFRFGHKAAGDVVTLVQEGEQHGFEVEAVTLLELDGVAISSTAVREHLAAGRIDWANQALGRPYHVRGEVVPGDGRGRTIGVPTANVDVPADRLVPANGVYAGTAGADGRRWPAVTNVGLRPTFAGTTRTVEAHLLDADADLYGHQLEVTFEHRLRDERRFDGIDALVAQIHADIDQARRLVG
- the truB gene encoding tRNA pseudouridine(55) synthase TruB — encoded protein: MPRKRRSPDDRDGVLVIDKPAGPTSHDVVQAVRRAAGQRRVGHTGTLDPPATGVLVVCLGRATRLVQYLQAGHKTYAAQMVLGVVTSTQDAEGEVLARVPARGIDERRVCEALTRFQGELLQVPPMVSAVKVAGERLHERARRGEEVERDARPVTVHDLVLDAYDDSDPDHPRVSFLVTCSAGTYVRTLAHDVGAELGVGASLTSLRRVANGPFTVDEAHDLDAVRDAGANGVLDRLLLRPEEAIARALPTVDVDDPDLALALTQGKPALAAQGRTGDYAVRHGGHLLGVFADRGPGARSQLVWTRPEELAPRVAPDPADAARSAPVDDPTDSGRAAP